A single Scleropages formosus chromosome 4, fSclFor1.1, whole genome shotgun sequence DNA region contains:
- the LOC108927148 gene encoding serine/arginine-rich splicing factor 7-like — protein MSRFGRHGGETKVYIGNLGTGAGKGELERAFSYYGPLRTLWIARNPPGFAFVEFEDPRDAEDAVRGLDGKVICGSRVRVELSTGMPRRSRYDRPPTRRPFDPNDRCYECGEKGHYAYDCHRYSRRRRSRSRSRSRSRSHSRSRGRRYSRSRSRSRGRRSRSFSPRRSRSVTPKRSRSRLRSRSRSRSGSRQRSRSSSGGRSKSSSPTKSRSKSRSPQKRSRSPSGSPRRSESPDKDD, from the exons ATGTCGAGGTTCGGACGACACGGAGGAG AAACTAAGGTTTACATTGGTAACCTTGGGACGGGTGCAGGGAAAGGAGAACTAGAGCGGGCGTTCAGTTATTATGGACCTTTGAGAACATTGTGGATTGCTAGGAATCCTCCAGGGTTTgcctttgtggagtttgaaGATCCGAGGGATGCAGAAGATGCTGTCCGCGGCCTGGATGGAAA GGTAATCTGTGGGTCCCGAGTTCGAGTTGAGCTGTCAACAGGAATGCCGAGGCGCTCCCGGTACGACCGGCCCCCCACCCGCCGCCCTTTCGACCCCAACGACAGGTGCTACGAATGTGGCGAGAAGGGCCACTACGCTTACGACTGTCACCGCTACAGTCGCCGTCGGCGGAGCAG GTCCCGGTCGCGGTCGCGCTCCCGCTCACACTCCAGGTCCCGGGGGAGGAGGTACTCCCGCTCGCGCAGCCGCAGCCGCGGCAGAAG GTCAAGATCGTTTTCTCCAAGGAGGTCTAGATCCGTAACCCCCAAGAGATCAAG GTCGAGATTGAGATCCAGATCAAGGTCTCGATCAGGCTCGCGTCAGAGGAGCAG GTCCAGCTCTGGCGGTAGATCCAAGTCGAGTTCTCCAACCAAGAG CCGATCAAAGTCTAGATCACCTCAAAAGAGAAG CCGGTCCCCTTCAGGAAGCCCACGAAGGAGCGAAAGTCCAGACAAAGATGATTAA